The DNA window ACTTTCGGGTCCCGCTGCCCGTCGATCATCGCCTGCATCATCTGCCGACCGGACACCCCGTGCAGGTCGCTGATGACGGAGTCCAGCTTGATCTGCGCGTCTTCGAGGGTCTTCTCCAGGCGTTGCTTCTCCCTGGTCTGCTCGCGTACCAGACTGCGCCGGTAGCGGGTGACATCCCGTAGTTGCCGGATCGGCTTGGGGTGCACCAGGCTGGGCCGGCACATCCCGCGTTCCACGACCTTGGCCAGCCACACCGCATCGAGCCGATCGGTCTTCGGCCGACCGGGCACGTTCTTGACATGTTTGGCGTTGAGCAGCCAGCACTCGAAGCCTTCCGCCTCGAGCAGGTAGAACACCGGCTTCCAGTAGTCCGACGTGGCCTCCATCGCGACCAGCTCGACCCGCTCGACCCGCAGCCAGTCCGCTAACTCCAGCAACGCCGGTGTCACCGTCATGTACTCGCGGATCTCCTGCACACGTCGATCCGGCCTGGTGTCATGCGGCACGCGCACACACGCCACCAGCCCCGCCTTGCCGATGTCGATCGCGCAGACCCGCGCCACGACCTGGACCGGTTCTTCAGTGATCTCCTCCACGTGCACCACCCCTTCGTTCCCGGGCATCCACTAGGCGGTCGCCCGCGGAAGCATTGAGGGGAAGGACAGAGGCGGACTCGCGTGCTCGAAGCAACAATGCAGGGCCCCTATGATCACGCTTCCAGCGTCAGACTCCTATGCGGCTTCAAGGTGCCAAGCATCAACGACGTCGGCGGGCGACCACCCCAAATTTTCACGCACGGCACGGGCGTCACGACAGAGACATCGGAGACTCCTATGGAGGTCAAGGGGCGGGGGCGGCGAAGTCGGCGCGTAGGGCGGTGTAGAGGTCGCGGACGATGTAGCGCTTCAGGCAGCGCAGGATCTCCTGCTTGCTGCCTTCTGTAGTGCGGCGGTGCAGGTAGGCGCGGGTTCTCGGGTCGTAGCGCATGCGGCAGAGCGCGATGGTGTGCAGGGCGTGGTTGGCGCCGCGGTCGCCTCCTCGGTGCAGGCGGAGGCGGCGCACCCGTCCCGTCCGAGCTGGCGGAGATGGGTGCTGCGCCGCAGAGGTGGGCAACCACGGGCGAGAGCGGTCGATGGCTTCATTGCTAAAGCCTGCCTCGATCTTGCCAACGCTCAATGCAACGGTGCCGTCGTGCCCGCGTCGAGAAATTTCTACAAAATCTGCTGGTGATAAACTTCCGGCGTGGCATCGGCCTCCTGGCAGGCGGTGACGGCGCTGGTCGACCAGGTCCGACGGGCGCTGTATGACTACGTCCGCAGCCAGGACCACCCGGTGACGCGGGACGAGGCCGCCGAGGCACAGGGCATCTCGCGCAACCTGGCGGCGTTTCACCTCGACAAGCTGGTCGCCGCCAAGGTGCTGCAGGCCCGGTACGAGGCGCCGACCGACCAGCCACGCGGCCGTGGCAGGACGCCGAAGGTGTACGAGGCGGCGCCGGGCTGCATCTCACTGACCATCCCGGAGCGCCGCTACGACCTGATCGGCGAGATCCTGGCCCAAGCCGTCGCCGACGATCCGACCGACGCGAGGTCGACGGCCTTACGCCTGGCGGAGCAGCGGGGCGCGACCATCGGTCGTCAGGCCGGCGGTGGCGGCCCTGTGGCAGCGCTCCTGGACGAACTCGGCTTCGAACCGGTCGACGACGACGAGCTGATCTGGCTGCGGAACTGCCCCTTCCACCAACTCGCCGTCCAGCAGACCGAGCTGGTGTGCGGCCTGAACCAGGCCTTCATCGCCGGCCTCCTCGACGGGCTCGGCCGAACGCAGCTCCGCGCGCGGCTGGCCCCCAGTCCCGGGGGCTGCTGCGTGCAGATCCATCCGGCCTGACCCGCCGCCGCCGCGCCCCGCTCGCCGCCGCGTGTGCTCAGGCCAGCAGATCGCCGAGTGGCACCCGTGGGTCGGCGAGCTTGGCCAGGTCGACGGCCCTGCCACCATGTCCGGCGCGCACCAGC is part of the Micromonospora cremea genome and encodes:
- a CDS encoding helix-turn-helix transcriptional regulator; this translates as MASASWQAVTALVDQVRRALYDYVRSQDHPVTRDEAAEAQGISRNLAAFHLDKLVAAKVLQARYEAPTDQPRGRGRTPKVYEAAPGCISLTIPERRYDLIGEILAQAVADDPTDARSTALRLAEQRGATIGRQAGGGGPVAALLDELGFEPVDDDELIWLRNCPFHQLAVQQTELVCGLNQAFIAGLLDGLGRTQLRARLAPSPGGCCVQIHPA